A single Oryctolagus cuniculus chromosome 18, mOryCun1.1, whole genome shotgun sequence DNA region contains:
- the TLE7 gene encoding transducin-like enhancer protein 7 isoform X2 — protein sequence MKCELAANLLPSLVLMHSPPWCLCASSLCCYRALGWTGDPGSAGWISLWSPEAVAQVLPCPENMSGEKEEASFSVLRVYDEPEEMRTMPESSGISSWHQLDCLPGAPQLPPDPQRQHGPASQDGNEMSQMQWCLHAPDPSWPKTTQLEPGEAAGSSPGSLPGSAFGQPCSSSPPSEVQALLRAIPPVPDELVVKKQTPSGLWKVGTLRHRKRVHAMAISGSTHHVYTCGSGYIRVWDESALHAWDKPPQAQLDFEDPHNCVLTCKLSPDERSLITGGMSQTLTLWDLVPTPRVRAQLASTGPVCCSLAVSSDAHICLACFRGLVEIWDLQNQILIRKLEVPKYGSRCIDVAGNKFWTGGEDTTLYSWDLRSSERLQRHDLQHEILTITHDPSEEWVLVGLRTSNIVILHTQRTEKFKIIRQKYVHHHNLKFASCGSYFVTTQDESIHGIAAPSLQRLFQGSHSCGLQKSHFP from the exons ATGAAATGTGAGCTGGCAGCCAACCTTCTGCCTTCTCTCGTCCTCATGCACAGCCCCCCGTGGTGCCTGTGTGCCTCTTCTCTTTGCTGCTACAGGGCGTTGGGATGGACTGGGGACCCAGGATCTGCAGGGTGGATTTCTTTGTGGAGTCCTGAAgcagtggcccaggtgcttccttGCCCTGAAAACATGAGcggagagaaggaagaagcctCCTTCAGTGTACTCAGGGTTTATGATGAACCAGAAGAGATGAGGACTATGCCAGAAAGCTCTGGGATTTCCTCTTGGCACCAGCTGGACTGTCTGCCTGGAGCCCCGCAGCTGCCCCCAGACCCCCAGAGGCAGCATGGCCCAGCTTCTCAAGACGGAAATGAAATGTCCCAGATGCAGTGGTGCCTCCACGCCCCAGACCCATCTTGGCCCAAGACCACACAGCTGGAaccaggagaggcagcagggtCCAGTCCAGG CTCTCTGCCAGGATCTGCGTTTG GCCAGCCCTGTTCTTCATCCCCTCCTAGCGAAGTCCAGGCGCTCCTCAGAGCCATT cctcctgtTCCGGATGAACTGGTGGTCAAGAAGCAGACCCCAAGTGGCTTGTGGAAGGTTGGCACACTCCGCCATAGAAAGCGAGTCCACGCCATGGCCATCAGTGGCTCGACCCACCATGTATACACGTGTGGCTCTGGCTACATCAGGGTGTGGGATGAGAGCGCTCTGCATGCCTGGGACAAgcctccccaggcccagctggaCTTTGAG GATCCTCACAACTGCGTCCTCACCTGCAAGCTGTCCCCCGACGAGCGGAGCCTGATCACGGGGGGCATGTCTCAGACCCTGACCCTCTGGGACCTGGTGCCCACGCCTCGTGTCAGAGCACAGCTGGCTTCCACGGGTCCCGTGTGCTGCTCCCTGGCGGTCTCCTCTGACGCCCATATCTGCTTGGCTTGTTTCAGAGGACTTGTTGAGATCTGGGATTTGCAGAACCAGATCCTGATCAG GAAGCTTGAAGTCCCCAAATACGGGTCCCGATGCATTGACGTCGCAGGCAATAAGTTCTGGACGGGAGGTGAAGACACCACTTTGTACTCCTGGGACCTGAGGAGCTCCGAGAGGCTGCAGCGGCACGATTTACAGCACGAG ATCCTTACCATTACTCATGACCCCAGTGAGGAGTGGGTGTTAGTGGGCTTGAGAACAAGCAACATTGTCATCCTGCACACTCAGCGGACAGAGAAGTTCAAGATTATCAGACAAAAATATGTCCACCACCACAACCTCAAGTTTGCCTCCTGTG